One segment of Streptomyces sp. TG1A-8 DNA contains the following:
- a CDS encoding CdaR family transcriptional regulator — protein sequence MNDDLGDLVPGIVDLIRREVHGYAVVERAEHEHAVTVQYEGLLTGLITRRPPSREESEQARDLGRRRAQQGLALESVVSAYHVGYREMWNILLLRTGPDDQVMRSELAGLVGTVWMWIERASSAAADAYGETVRAEDAARLSLTHRFLGALMAGGPPATEHAHMAHVFGFDPDGLFQAVCSPGEAWAEQDITELRDRLRRSRGVTLCAGRDNVLIAVLQDMSADTFLEVLSAVNPRASAGVGLARKGLAGAGVSVMDAMEVLPASGNGVARFADDWLTASVRPQSGRLSALLGPCVRVGREHPDLAQTVRAFARHGFSLTDTGRALHIHSNTVRYRLDRWQQLTGFDVRTWAGLSASVVGLDLSDRLDV from the coding sequence GTGAACGACGACCTGGGCGACCTGGTTCCAGGCATCGTCGATCTCATTCGCCGGGAGGTCCACGGCTACGCGGTGGTGGAGCGCGCCGAGCACGAGCACGCAGTGACCGTGCAGTACGAGGGGTTGCTCACCGGCCTGATCACACGTCGGCCTCCCTCTCGCGAGGAGAGCGAGCAAGCCCGGGATCTGGGGCGCCGTCGAGCTCAGCAAGGGCTGGCGTTGGAGTCCGTGGTCAGTGCCTACCACGTCGGCTACCGCGAGATGTGGAACATCCTGCTGCTCAGAACCGGTCCCGACGACCAAGTCATGCGCTCGGAATTGGCAGGGCTCGTAGGCACGGTGTGGATGTGGATCGAGCGGGCGAGCAGCGCGGCGGCCGACGCGTACGGCGAGACCGTGCGCGCCGAGGACGCCGCTCGGCTCTCCCTCACGCACCGCTTCCTCGGAGCACTGATGGCGGGCGGCCCGCCCGCGACGGAGCACGCCCACATGGCGCACGTATTCGGGTTTGACCCCGACGGCCTGTTCCAGGCTGTGTGCTCGCCGGGCGAGGCCTGGGCGGAGCAGGACATCACGGAACTGCGTGACCGGCTGCGCCGTTCGCGAGGCGTGACGCTGTGCGCCGGCCGGGACAACGTGCTGATAGCCGTCCTCCAAGATATGTCCGCTGACACATTCCTCGAGGTCCTGAGCGCCGTAAACCCTCGGGCCTCGGCGGGGGTCGGTCTGGCTCGGAAGGGACTGGCCGGGGCAGGGGTGAGCGTCATGGACGCGATGGAGGTCCTACCCGCTTCGGGCAACGGTGTGGCTCGCTTCGCGGACGATTGGCTGACGGCATCCGTCCGGCCCCAGTCCGGCAGGCTGAGTGCCCTGCTCGGCCCGTGCGTACGGGTGGGCCGGGAACACCCCGATCTGGCGCAGACCGTCCGCGCCTTCGCCCGGCACGGCTTCTCCCTGACCGACACGGGCCGCGCCCTGCACATCCACTCCAACACCGTCAGGTACCGGCTGGACCGCTGGCAGCAGCTGACCGGGTTCGATGTACGCACCTGGGCCGGCCTGAGCGCGAGCGTCGTCGGCCTTGACCTGTCCGATCGCTTGGATGTGTGA
- a CDS encoding NAD(P)-dependent oxidoreductase — protein MSDKPTVGVLGTGIMGAAMARNLVRAGLEVRAWNRTREKAEPLAGDGIGVAGTPAEAVEGADVVLTMLYDGHTALEVMREAAPALRPGTVWAQCTTAGTELVAELAAFAREHGLVFYDAPVLGTREPAEAGRLTVLAAGPEDGRNTVTPVFDAVGAQTVWTGEDGGAGSASRLKLVANSWVLAATAAAGEVLALAKALDVDPQDFFGLIEGGPLDMGYLRAKSALVLDGKLSPASFAVSTAEKDARLIVRAGERNGVRLDVAAATAERLARAAAQGHADEDMAAAYFASFEERAGSW, from the coding sequence ATGAGCGACAAGCCGACCGTCGGTGTGCTGGGCACCGGGATCATGGGGGCCGCCATGGCCCGCAACCTCGTCCGGGCGGGGCTGGAGGTCCGGGCCTGGAACCGGACGCGGGAGAAGGCCGAGCCGCTGGCCGGGGACGGGATCGGGGTCGCCGGTACGCCCGCGGAGGCCGTCGAGGGCGCCGACGTCGTGCTGACCATGCTGTACGACGGCCACACCGCCCTGGAGGTCATGCGCGAGGCGGCCCCGGCGCTGCGTCCGGGCACGGTGTGGGCGCAGTGCACCACCGCCGGGACCGAGCTGGTCGCCGAGCTGGCCGCGTTCGCGCGCGAGCACGGGCTCGTCTTCTACGACGCCCCCGTGCTCGGCACCCGCGAGCCCGCCGAGGCCGGCCGGCTGACGGTGCTGGCCGCGGGGCCCGAGGACGGGCGGAACACGGTGACGCCCGTGTTCGACGCGGTCGGTGCCCAGACGGTGTGGACCGGGGAGGACGGCGGCGCGGGCAGCGCCAGCCGGCTGAAGCTGGTCGCCAACAGCTGGGTCCTCGCGGCCACCGCGGCGGCCGGTGAAGTGCTGGCCCTGGCCAAGGCCCTGGACGTCGACCCGCAGGACTTCTTCGGCCTGATCGAGGGCGGCCCGCTCGACATGGGCTACCTGCGGGCCAAGTCCGCCCTGGTGCTCGACGGGAAGCTGTCGCCGGCGTCGTTCGCCGTGTCCACCGCCGAGAAGGACGCCCGGCTCATCGTCCGGGCCGGGGAGCGCAACGGCGTGCGGCTCGACGTCGCCGCCGCCACCGCCGAGCGCCTGGCCCGGGCCGCCGCCCAGGGGCACGCCGACGAGGACATGGCCGCCGCCTACTTCGCCAGCTTCGAGGAGCGGGCCGGCTCCTGGTAG